In the genome of bacterium, the window TATATCGATGAAGTGATTCATCCCTCGGATACACGTAAAAAGATTATCGAGTCGCTCGAAATGTTAAAAAACAAAGTGGATACCAATCCCCGTAAAAAACACGGGAATATTCCATTGTAATCGTGCGATCGTGACTTCGTACGATCGTACGTTCGTAGTTTTTCGAACGCACGAACGCACGATCGTACGAACGCACTGCAGGTTAAATGAAAACAGTCAAAATTAATAAAGTTCTAATCGCAAACAGAGGAGAAATTGCCGTGCGTATCATGCGCACATGCCGTGCCATGGGAATTAAAACTGTAGCTGTTTTTTCAGAGGCCGATCGTAATGCCTTTCATGTGCAAATGGCCGACGAAGCCTACTGCATTGGACCTGCCGCTTCGGTTGAAAGTTACCTCGTTATCGATAAGCTCATCGATGTCGCTAAAAAAACAAAAGCCGATGCTATCCATCCCGGTTATGGTTTCCTGTCTGAAAAAGCGCCTTTCTCGAAAGCCTGCCAGGATAACAATATTATCTTTTTAGGACCCGATCCCATGCCTATTGAACGCATGGGTGATAAAATTCAGGCTCGTCATGCAGCCCTTGAAGCTAAAGTGCCCATGATACCCGGTACTAAAGATGCTGTAGCCGATGTGGCCGAAGTTAAAAAACTGGCTAAGGAAATGGGGTTTCCCATTCTCCTTAAAGCGGCTGCCGGTGGTGGTGGTAAGGGGATGCGTATTGTAGAAAAAGAAGCCGATATTGAATCGGCTTTTGAACGCGCTACCTCGGAAGCTAAAAAAGCTTTTAACGATGGAACCTTGTTTGTAGAAAAATATCTCAAAACATCACGTCACATCGAAGTGCAAGTAGCTTGCGATAAGCATGGCAATGGTTTGCATTTGTATGAACGTGAATGTTCTATTCAGCGTCGTCATCAAAAGGTTGTTGAAGAAGCACCGTTTTGTTTTATGAAACCGGAAACCCGCGCTAAAATTACCGAAGCGGCTCTGCGTTTGTGCAAAAAAGTGAATTACTCCGGTGTGGGTACACTTGAATTTTTAATGGACGAAGATCAGAATTTTTATTTCCTCGAAATGAACACCCGTTTGCAGGTGGAGCATCCTGTAACCGAAATGATCACCGGTTTAGATCTGGTTCAATTACAGATTGAAATTGGTGAAGGAAAACCTTTTAGATTAAAACAGGAAGATATCAAGGCACGCGGTGCCGCTTTAGAAGTGCGCTTGTATGCTGAAGATCCCGAAAATAATTTCTTCCCGTCTCCGGGCACCATTGAATGGATGACCATTCCCGAAGGCCCAGGTGTGCGTCACGATACCGCTGTTTATCCTGGAGCTACCATTCCTATTTTTTATGATCCGATGATTGCCAAGCTGATTGTATGGGGTGATACCCGCGAGCAGGCTATTCAACGCATGCAACGCGCGTTGGGTGAGTATGAAGTGGGTGGTTTTAAAAATAATATCTGGTTCTTGCGCAACATCATCAACAACAAAGATTTTAAAGAAGGCACAACCTATACGCGCTTTTTAGATGATCGTCCGGAACTGATGACGAAGCCCGAATCGCAAATTCCTTTGGAATTGGCGTTAGCGGTTGCGGCACTGGATAAACAGGGTCAGGCGAAGAGTGCTCAAACAACTGGTTCTGCCACGGGTAGTGACCAGTCGCCTTGGAAAAATCAGGGATTAAGAGAAACACTTTCGATGAGATTTTAATATGGGTCAAAAATACTTTACAACAATTGACGGTAACGAGCTTGGTTTTGAAATCGATAAGAAAGACGGCAAGCTTGTATATAAATCCGAAGGTAAAAACATCGAGCTGGATTGTGTTAAAATTGCCGATGGTCATTACTCGGTCATGTGGGAAGGTAAATCGTACGATCTGCGCTTGTACCACACCAAAAAAGAATCCCATGTTTTCCTGCGCGGCGATGAGCGCATTGTTTCTGTAGACGATTATCAAACACACATGCGCAAAAAATCGGCCGGTGCTGGTGGTGGTAATGATGTAATCCATGGCAAAGCCGAAATGACCGCCCAAATGCCCGGTAAAGTGGTGGGTGTAAAAGTTAAAGAAGGTGATGAAGTGGCGCTGGGCCAAGGTTTAGTGGTGCTTGAAGCCATGAAAATGGAAAATGAAATTACCGCTCCTAAAGCCGGCAAGGTTACCAAAGTAGCCGTTACGGTAGGGCAATCGGTTGAAAGTGGTGCTCTTTTGGTTGTGGTTGAATAATTTATGTCATCCAACAAAATTCCTAATATCCAAACGCTTAAGATAATTTCGCTCGCTCTGCATTTTAGTTTGCTCATGATTACCGGTGTTTGCTTTTTTATGGGAACACAAAATGGTTGGGTGATGGAGTTTATTATTCAGCCCGATAAAAGTTTTTTCTTTTATGCCATGCTGATGGCGGCCTCTGTAAGTGTGCTGCTTATTGTAACCTGGCCATTTTTTACCCTTCATCCTCCCTCTACTATGGATGAAGCCAAAGTTTATTATCAGGAACGTGAAAAAAGTCCGTTTGATAGAATGTTTTATGATTTCAAAAATCCTACCCAGGATATTTTAGCTAAAACCATTATTCGCATGGCGGGTTGTGAGTCGGTGGCTTTATTTGGGTTTGTAGCTGCTTTTCTTAACCAGGCACCTTTATTAATGCTTCCTTTTTCTTTTGTTGCTTTAACACTTCAATTTATCTTTGGTCCTATTTACGGCTCTATGCGTTCTGGCCAATAGCAGTTATGCTTGAACCTCATCAATTAGCCGAAATTAATCGCCGTAAAACATTTGCAATTATTTCGCACCCCGATGCAGGTAAAACAACCGTTACCGAAAAACTTTTGTTATTCGGCAATGCCATCCACATGGCCGGGGTCGTCAAAGCCAAGCGTGCCAAGCAATTCGCTCGTTCCGACTGGATGGAAATTGAAAAGCAACGCGGGATTTCGGTTTCGTCATCCGTGATGCAGTTTGAATATGGTGGGCACGTGGTGAATTTATTGGATACCCCCGGTCACGAAGATTTTAGCGAAGATACTTACCGTGTGCTCACCGCTGTAGATTCGGCGTTGATGATTATCGATTCGTCTAAAGGGATCGAAACACAAACTAAAAAACTATTTAAAGTCTGTCACGATCGCCATATTCCTATCATGACCTTTATGAACAAGGTGGATTTGGAAGGGCGCGATCCGTTTGAGCTGATTGATGAAGTGGAAAAAGTTTTAAGCCTGCCCACGTTTGCTGCTACCTGGCCTATTGGACAGGGGAAACGATTTAAGGGCGTGTACAATCGCTTGTCTAAACAAATTCTTTTGTTTGATCCCAATCAAAAAACTAAAAACTTTGAAACTACGCTGGTGCAAAATTTGGATGATCCTGTCTTAAAAGAAAGAGTAGGGGATGAGCTTTTAGATAAACTTAAAGAAGATCTAAGCTTGCTCGAAGCCGGTGGGGATTTTGATACCGAGTCGTATTTGGCCGGTCATTTAAGCCCGGTATTTTTTGGTTCGGCCGTTAATAATTTTGGTATCCAAGAACTCCTCGAGGCTTTTCTTAAATTTGCTCCAGGTCCTTTAGCACGTCCGGCCGAAGAGCGCTTGGTAGAACCTACCGAAGAAAAGCTTACCGGTGTGGTTTTTAAGATTCAGGCCAACATGGACCCCAAACACCGCGACCGTATGGCCTTTTTTCGTATTTGCTCGGGTGAATTCTATCCGGGAATTGATGTCTACCATGTGCGTTTAGACCGCGTCGTTCGCATCAACAATGCGCTTACCTTCATGAGTCAGGAGCGCAAAAACGTGGAAAAGGCCTATGCCGGCGATATCATTGGACTTCATGACCGAGGCACCTTGATGATTGGCGATACCTTAACCTTGGGCGAAAAACTTAAATTTACCGGTGTTCCACAGTTTTCGCCCGACATGTTTTGCCGCGTTGAACTCAAAAATCCCATTAAAATTAAACAACTTCACAAGGGTGTGGAGCAATTGGCCGAAGAAGGTACCAGCCAGCTCTTTAAACGCAAGTTTAATTCAGACATTATTATAGGAGTGGTGGGCCGTTTGCAGTTTGAAGTTGTGAAATTCCGCCTACTTAACGAATATGGGGCCGATGCCGAATTTATTCCCTTGAGTTTTTCCTCGTCACGCTGGTACCATTCTACAAATAAAAAAGTACTAGAAGAGTTTGAAAGCTATTACCGCGACCAGATTGTTTTTGATGTGCGCGATTATCCCATGATTTTATTTAAGAATGATTGGGAAGAAAACTACGTGCAGGAAAAATATCCGGACATGCGTTTTTTTGATAGTTTGATTACTTACGAACAGGAAGTCCGCGCCTAGTCTGTGAAATAACCTGCATTTACCTTCACCCAATCCTAACGAACACTTAACATTTTTGTCATTAAAGCGTCACAATTAAAATCTACTCTCCTTTTCAGTTTTAAAGAGGAAGAGGGCAGGTAGTTTTACTAACAAGTCGTCGGCAGATTTGCCGACAAAATCGACTTGTTAGTACTACAGGACCGCATGTTAGCCCAAGTGGGCTATCTATAGATGGCGATCCTGTTGTTAGGATACTGATGACAACACGTGAAATATACCGAATTGATCCCGCACAAAGTGCCGCTATCATCGGCCTTCTGGATACTGTTCGCTCTAATACAAACGGAAAAGAAGCTGTGGCCTGTGCTCTTGAAGGGCAAAGGGCGTCTTCCGTATTGCCCCACGAGTCTGGCACCTATCTTATTAAAATAAACCACAACGATTGTTTATCAACTCTAGCCCGTAAGTTTGGTTTGGGTGATATCTACGGACGTGAGTTGTACCGTCAAAATCAACATAACAATTTCGTAAAAAATGCCGATCTTATTATTGAAGGCGGGTATTTATTGTGGACTGTTCCCGAGGAAGAAAATAATGGAATTATTACTCAAGATGCAAATG includes:
- a CDS encoding acetyl-CoA carboxylase biotin carboxylase subunit, translated to MKTVKINKVLIANRGEIAVRIMRTCRAMGIKTVAVFSEADRNAFHVQMADEAYCIGPAASVESYLVIDKLIDVAKKTKADAIHPGYGFLSEKAPFSKACQDNNIIFLGPDPMPIERMGDKIQARHAALEAKVPMIPGTKDAVADVAEVKKLAKEMGFPILLKAAAGGGGKGMRIVEKEADIESAFERATSEAKKAFNDGTLFVEKYLKTSRHIEVQVACDKHGNGLHLYERECSIQRRHQKVVEEAPFCFMKPETRAKITEAALRLCKKVNYSGVGTLEFLMDEDQNFYFLEMNTRLQVEHPVTEMITGLDLVQLQIEIGEGKPFRLKQEDIKARGAALEVRLYAEDPENNFFPSPGTIEWMTIPEGPGVRHDTAVYPGATIPIFYDPMIAKLIVWGDTREQAIQRMQRALGEYEVGGFKNNIWFLRNIINNKDFKEGTTYTRFLDDRPELMTKPESQIPLELALAVAALDKQGQAKSAQTTGSATGSDQSPWKNQGLRETLSMRF
- a CDS encoding biotin/lipoyl-binding protein; this translates as MWEGKSYDLRLYHTKKESHVFLRGDERIVSVDDYQTHMRKKSAGAGGGNDVIHGKAEMTAQMPGKVVGVKVKEGDEVALGQGLVVLEAMKMENEITAPKAGKVTKVAVTVGQSVESGALLVVVE
- a CDS encoding peptide chain release factor 3; translation: MLEPHQLAEINRRKTFAIISHPDAGKTTVTEKLLLFGNAIHMAGVVKAKRAKQFARSDWMEIEKQRGISVSSSVMQFEYGGHVVNLLDTPGHEDFSEDTYRVLTAVDSALMIIDSSKGIETQTKKLFKVCHDRHIPIMTFMNKVDLEGRDPFELIDEVEKVLSLPTFAATWPIGQGKRFKGVYNRLSKQILLFDPNQKTKNFETTLVQNLDDPVLKERVGDELLDKLKEDLSLLEAGGDFDTESYLAGHLSPVFFGSAVNNFGIQELLEAFLKFAPGPLARPAEERLVEPTEEKLTGVVFKIQANMDPKHRDRMAFFRICSGEFYPGIDVYHVRLDRVVRINNALTFMSQERKNVEKAYAGDIIGLHDRGTLMIGDTLTLGEKLKFTGVPQFSPDMFCRVELKNPIKIKQLHKGVEQLAEEGTSQLFKRKFNSDIIIGVVGRLQFEVVKFRLLNEYGADAEFIPLSFSSSRWYHSTNKKVLEEFESYYRDQIVFDVRDYPMILFKNDWEENYVQEKYPDMRFFDSLITYEQEVRA